TTAATCAAGATGGTGACTTTGAAGACAGTGGAGAACAGATTTATAGCAACTTAAACAGTAGTACCGGTACTTCGTTTGCAGAAACATTATCTAGTATTTCAATTCCAATCTCTGCAAGCATAGGTAAAACTAGAATTCGTTTTGCAATGCTAGAAGACCAATTACCTTCTGGACCTTGTGATTACGACAACAACGCAGGAGACATTGAAGATTATGATCTTTATATAGAAGCAAAAGACACCACTCCTTTTGAAGCCGCTATGATTACTCAAGTATACCATACAGAATTAGGAGAAAGATGGATAGAAATCACTAATAAAAGTGAAACCACTATTCCTACTAACACATTAATTCTGGCTTTATTTGAAGACACCTCTGGTGATCAAACAGGAGTTAGTCCAACTGACATTTACACAGTTAATACTCCTTTAGCTGCTGGAGCTAGTACATTAATTAAATCATCATCTTCTTCAATTAATGTATCACCAATCACTCCATTAGACAATAATGCTATTACAGTATTTGATGGAGGAGATGACATTATTGCCATTGTTTCAGAAACAGGAACAATTGCATGGGAAAATAGATTTGATGTAGTATCTAATATTACTGACAATACTTCTTTTGTACGTAACGATGATGTATCAAACTACAACACTACCTATACTGCTAGTGAATGGACAGCCTTTGTTAATGACAATTTAAACCCATACAGAGATTTAGACAATGGTGGACCAGAAAGACACCCTAACGCACCTTTATTATCAGAAGTAACTTTTGCAGGAGCTACATTAAATGCTAGATTAGGTGTCCATAACTTTGGAGCTACTACATTAAGTTCAAGCACATGGAATAACGGAACACCTGATAGATCTAGAGAAGTGATTATCAGTCAAAATTATGAAGAAACTAGTAATCCTATAAAAGCACGTAAATTAAGTGTTACTAACAGTAATAAACTAACACTTACAAACCAATTATTAGTTGTAAGCAATAGTATAAATGTGAATTCCACTGCCGAAATTAAATTAGCTGGAACTTCACAATTAATACAAACACATACTGGAACCGAGCAAATTATTGGAACCGGAAAGTTTTATATTGATAGAAACACCACTAACGCAAGTATATATAGGTTTAGCTACTTTTCATCACCCATGAACAGTATTGGTGAAACTACTTTTACGCTGGCTGATGTATTAAAAGACGGAACAATTCCTACCTCTAGTACCTCAAGCGCTGTTAATATTAATTTTATAGGTGGATATGATGGAGCTGCTACCACACCAATTTCTATTGCAGAACACTGGATATACACTTATAAAAGTGCTACAGGTAGTGTAGATGATTATGTGCAAAAAAAATCACTTGAATACATCCAACAAACTGATGGATTTACCATGAAAGGTACTGGTGTAGCACAAAACTACACTTATGTGGGAACTCCTAAAGACGGTAATTTAACAACTAGTATTGCAGCAGATGAATCTTATTTGGTTGGAAATCCATATCCTTCTGCAATAAGTGCCAAACGATTTATTGAAGATAACGAAGATGCAATTACTGGTATTTTATACTTCTGGCAACATTTAGGTGAACAAAGTACAAGCGGTACTTCTGGTCATAATTATGGAGGTTATATTGGTGGTTATGCTACACGTACCGTAGACACAGGAACATCTGCCGATCAAGTTGCCATAAACAACAACCAAAACAACGGAACCCCAACATTAGGTAATGGAAATTACACAACACCAGAAGCATACATTCCTGTTGGACAAGCGTTTTTTATTCAAGGAGACACAGATGGAGGTACTGTAACCTTTAATAACAGTCAAAGAGAATACATTACCGAGGGAAGTGAGTCTGTATTTTTCAAGACTCCTGGAAAAAACTTTATGACTAAAACTCAAAAAATCCTTCCTATCGTTTCTTTAGACAAACAAAATATGATACCTATCATTAAAGTAGGAATGAATTTTAAAAATGAGGAAGACATAGATTTACACAGACAAATAGCAATATCATTCAACCAAAATAATTCGTTTGCTTATGATAAAGGTCACGACGCACCATCTTTTAATTCTGGCGCAACAGATATATATTGGAAATTCCCTAATGATGAACAAAAATACGTAATTGCAGGTGTTCAAGAAATTAGTGAAGAACTAGAAGTTCCTTTAGAAGTTGTTATGGGGTACGATGGAGCATTAACCATTAGTATTGATGAATGGCAGTCTGTTGATAGAGATGTTTACTTAAAAGACATTGTTAATAATACAGCAATCAAAATTAACGGAGGAACCGCTACACTTAACTTGACACAAAATACTTATAGCAATAGATTTTACTTAGCTTTTGACAATACTGACGCTTTAAACAACGATGATTTAAACACATCTCCTATAACGGTAATGTATGACAATAATTCTCATGCAATCATTATTAAAAATCATGAAAACATCAGTATACACAACATTGACTTAATTAGTATTGTTGGACAAAAAACAAAAACTTGGTCAGATTTTAATGAAAGTAAAGAAACAACTTTAGCATCTGGAAATATTGCTCCAAATATCTACATCCTTAAAATACACACAGACAATGGAGTGATAAAGAAAAAAGTGTTTATTGAATAAATATTATATCAAAAATAAAAGAGCCACTCAATGAGTGGCTCTTTTATTTTATGTAGTTTATAAATCCATTTCTTTTAGACTTTCTACCTTGTTTCTTTCTAAGAAAGCATCAATAGTTTCAAAATGTTCTATCACTCTTTTATCCTTAAACTCAAATACTTTCTGAGACAATCCTTTTAAGAAATCTCTATCATGTGAAACCAAAATTAAGGTTCCATCAAAATTTTGCAGCGCCTCTTTGATTACATCTTTAGAACGTAAATCTAAATGGTTTGTTGGCTCATCTAAAATAAGTACGTTTACTGGCTCTAACAATAATTTCACCATTGCCAAACGAGTTTTTTCTCCTCCAGATAACACTCCAACTTTCTTTTCAATATCATCGCCTTTAAACATAAAAGCTCCTAATATGTTTTTAATTTGAGTTCTAATATCTCCCACAGCAACATTATCTACTGTTTCAAAAATAGTTAAATCATTATCCAACAAAGAAGCTTCATTCTGAGCAAAATACCCAACTTTGGCATTATGCCCTAATCCACAAGAACCTTCAAAATCAATTTGCCCCATAATAGCCTTAATCATGGTTGATTTACCTTGACCATTTTGACCGACAAAACTTACCTTTTCTCCCCTTGCAATAGCCATGTTTGCTTCTTTAAAAATAACATGATCACCATATGATTTACTCATGTTCTCTACCTTAACAGGGTAATCTCCAGAACGTGGTGATGGAGGGAAACGAAGTCTTAGTGATGAAGTATCTACCTCATCAACTTCAATAATTTCCATCTTTTCTAACATTCTTTTTCTAGAAGCTACAGAAGATGCTTTTGAATATGTTCCTTTAAAACGTTCTATGTACAACTTATTATCAGCAATCATCTTTTGTTGCTCATCATAAGCTTTTTGCTGATTGGCTCTACGCTCTTTTCTTAACTCTAAATAATGAGAATAATTAGCTTTATAATCATATACTTTCCCCATAGAAAC
Above is a genomic segment from Wenyingzhuangia fucanilytica containing:
- a CDS encoding ABC-F family ATP-binding cassette domain-containing protein, with translation MISVDNLAVEFSGHTLFSDVSFVINENDKIALMGKNGAGKSTMMKIIAGLQTPTRGGIRCPKDTVIAYLPQHLLIDDECTVVEEASKAFDEVFSMKSEMEELNKQLETRTDYESDEYMKIIERVSDLGEKYYALEDVNYEAEVEVALKGLGFTQEDFNRSTSEFSGGWRMRIELAKILLKKPDLILLDEPTNHVDIESVIWLENFLLNKAKAVIVISHDKAFVDNITNRTLEVSMGKVYDYKANYSHYLELRKERRANQQKAYDEQQKMIADNKLYIERFKGTYSKASSVASRKRMLEKMEIIEVDEVDTSSLRLRFPPSPRSGDYPVKVENMSKSYGDHVIFKEANMAIARGEKVSFVGQNGQGKSTMIKAIMGQIDFEGSCGLGHNAKVGYFAQNEASLLDNDLTIFETVDNVAVGDIRTQIKNILGAFMFKGDDIEKKVGVLSGGEKTRLAMVKLLLEPVNVLILDEPTNHLDLRSKDVIKEALQNFDGTLILVSHDRDFLKGLSQKVFEFKDKRVIEHFETIDAFLERNKVESLKEMDL